TTACTTTAGCTCCATTTTTTGACATTTTTTCCATATCATCGTAAGATATTTTTTCAATTTTAGTAGCTAAATTATTTTTTCTTGGATCATCTGTATAAACTCCATCTACATCTGTATAAATTCTACATTCACAACCTAAAACTCCAGCTAAAGCTACCGCTGTTGTATCTGAACCACCTCTTCCTAAAGTTGTTATATCTCCACTGTCATTAACTCCTTGAAATCCAGCTACTATAACTACTTTCTGTTCTTTCAATTGTTTTTCTAAAAAATTTTTATCTATATTTATAATCTCACTATTTCCATATTCTCCAACTGTTCTTAGTCCTATTTGATATCCTGTATAAGATATAGCATCACACCCTATAGAGTTTAAAGCTATTGATAATAATGCTGCACTTTGTTGTTCACCTGTACTTATTAACATATCTATCTCTCTTTTATTAGGAGTTCCAGCTAAAGAATAAGCTTTTTTTAATAATTCGTCTGTTGTTTTTCCCATTGCTGAAACTACTATAATTATTTCATCAATTTTTTCTTTTAATTCTTTTATATAATCAGCTATTTTAGATATT
The nucleotide sequence above comes from Cetobacterium somerae ATCC BAA-474. Encoded proteins:
- a CDS encoding aspartate kinase; translation: MRVVLKYGGSSVATLEKISKIADYIKELKEKIDEIIIVVSAMGKTTDELLKKAYSLAGTPNKREIDMLISTGEQQSAALLSIALNSIGCDAISYTGYQIGLRTVGEYGNSEIINIDKNFLEKQLKEQKVVIVAGFQGVNDSGDITTLGRGGSDTTAVALAGVLGCECRIYTDVDGVYTDDPRKNNLATKIEKISYDDMEKMSKNGAKVMETKAVVIGKKYKVPIFVGESLGSEKGTYIVE